The genomic DNA TTAAAGATGACTGTGCCAGTAAAGATTGCGCCAGCCTACAAAGGTAAATCCGTCAGTGTTGGTCTGCGGCCCGAACACCTTGTGATTGATCCGGCGGGCGATGCATTGCGGGTTGATCTGACCGAAAGTCTGGGCGGCGTGAGCTACGCCTACCTTGTCGCTGAAACCGGCGAGCGGATCGTCATCGAAGAACGTGGTGATGAGCGGGTGTCCGAGGGTGAGATGGTCGGGCTGAGCTTTGAGAACAAGCGCGTCTATCTGTTTGACGCTGAGACCGATTTGCGGATCCACACCTAAGGGGGTGGTTTTGCGAAGGTTTGTTAGATGAATATGAAGGGCGCGCTGTTTGGCGCGCCCTTTTTGTTAGCGTTTGCCGTAATACAGCCCAACGACGTGTTCGGCTTGTGCAAAGAACAGCCAGCGCGCGGCGAAGACGCCGATCAGATGGCTGATCACAGCCAAACCGCCAAGGATGTGTGATGGGCTGATCAGCAGGATTACAAGCGGCAGGCCGACCATCAAGACGATCGCGATGACGCGCAATTTGAACGCGTGTTTGCGCCCGATCACGTAAACGAATTCCTTTAGCAGATAGTTCGTCCCCGTGTGTGGTGGTTCGAATGCGCGCACGTCGCCACGCGCGCCAAGACCCGTGGCCGTGGCAATGGTTGTGCCAGACTTGGCCAGCGCGGTGTCACCAAGAACCCAATGGGCGATCTGCGCGGCCCCAGCGAGGACAAGCAGGGGAATAGCAAAGGAGATTTGCCCCGCAAGCAGTGCGCCGCCGGCGATACAAATGCTTAGGAACATGGTTGGTGTGGTGAAGTTGTGCCAGCGTGGGACGGTTTTCATCTGGGTGTAGATCATTGCGGTCGTAAAGACCGTGCCGATGGAAAGTGCTGCACCGATAACGCCCAAGACGCCCCAACGGGTGCCAAAAAACACAAGGCCAGCACCGTAGATCGCCATAATGATGAGTGCGCCCACGGCACAAATGCCTTCGCGCGACAGCCAGCTGGATCGCCATTGCGAGAACGCCTTAAGCGCGCGTTCGGGATGGCCGAGGTGGAAGGTTGACGCGATCAGCCCACCAACGGCCAACAGATAAGCGATGGCGAAGAACACGAACGCGACCCAGCCCGTGGGGCCGGGCATGCCAAGGCCAAGGAACGCCAGAAGGCCGAAGCCAAGGCCAGAGAGGGTCGAGAACAGGATAACGGATGGTGCGGGATGCATTAGTTTTTGCCTCCGGTTTTTGACGTGCCATTTGAAGAACTCGGCATCGCATCGAGTGCTTTATCGAGCCAGCCAAGAAAGCCCGTTGTTTCTGTAGCAATGGGGTCAAGAAACGGTGCGAGGATATCAACGTCTTGGCTTTGGTCACGATCTTTGACGCGCGGGGGCAGGTATTTGTTGACGGGCTTGGTGCCCATTTCGGGCATCAGGTCCATGCCGCCGCGCTCGGCCGTGAGTTTGGACACATTCGATTCCGGGTCTGCAAAGTCACCGAAGTGACGCGCGTTGGACGGGCAGGTGCGCACGCAGGCTGGTTCGCGGTCTATCTCGGGCAGGTTTTCGTTATAGATGCGGTCAACACACAGGGTGCATTTCTTCATGACCTTGGCTTCGGCGTCCATTTCGCGTGCGCCATACGGACAGGCCCAGGCGCACAATCCACAGCCGATGCAGTCTTGTTCGTTGACCAAAACAATGCCGTCTTCGACCCGTTTGTAGCTGGCCCCAGTCGGGCACACGGTCACGCAAGGCGCGTCTTCGCAGTGCAGGCAGGACTTGGGGAAGTGGACCAGTTGCGCGGGTGCGGCCCCTAGACCAAGATCCGGGGGTTGGATTTCGTAGCTGTGCACGCGGTTGAGGAACGTGCCCGTCGGGTCGGCGCCATAGGGGTCCTGATCCGACAGTGGTTCGCCGTAGTTTTCGGTGTTCCAGCCTTTGCACGAGATCACGCAGGCATGGCAGCCCACACAGGTATCAAGGTCAATCACGAGGCCGAGTTTTTTAGCCGTTGAGGTGGGTAAAGTTGTCATGTGGTGGCCCCTATGTGAATGGGTTGGGTCATGCTGACGGGTTCTTCTGCTGACGCGTCCCATGTGGTGACGAACCAGATGAAACTGCCGATCATAAGCGCGAAGGCTGCGAAGATGAGGAGGAGTGTTCGCTTCATTTGCCGACCTTCCATGCTTGGCTTTTCGGGCCATAGCCTACGGGGGACTTTTGCGCAGGGGTCACTGGTTGGGATTCTGCGGGGGCCGTGGTTTTTTCGATCTTTACGCGCAAATCAAACCATGCGGCTTGTCCGGTTATGGGATCAGAGTTGGACCAGCGCATGCCGTCGGCTTTTTCGGGCAAAAGTTCGTGGATTAGATGGTTGAGCAGGAAGCCTTCGGTTGCCTCGGGTGCCTTTTCATCTAGCGCCCATGCGCCTTTGCGTTTGCCGATGGCGTTCCATGTCCAGACGGTATTTTCGTTCAATGCGGCCATATGCGCGACTGGTACGGTGATGACACCCGACGGGGATGTGACCTTTGCCCAATCGCCGTCGCCAAAGCTGTGCTGTTGCCAAATTTTCGTTGGTACATACAGCGGGTTCAGCCCGTGGATTTGGCGCAGCCATGCGTTTTGTGTGCCCCATGAATGGTACATCGCCATGGGTCGCTGGGTCAGCGCGTGGACGTTGAATTCTTCCGTATCGATCACGTCATCGGACAGCGGTGCGTACCACATCGGCAGCGGGTCCATGGTGCGTTTGACTTGTTCACGCAAATGATCGGGTGGCTGCACGCGGCCGTGCCCTTCGGCCGCGAGTTGCATGCGGCGCAGGGGTTCGACGTAGGGCGTGAAGATGTAGGGCTGTTCGCTGTCATAAAAGCCCATTTTCACCGCCCATGCTTGGTAGGCCATGTTGAAGGGTTTGTAATATGACGCTTCTTCGGGGACGTGGGACACCCAGAAGCCGCCGTTTTTGATGTAGCTGTCGAGCTGGCCTTCGTTGGGGTCGCCGCGCCCTTCGGTTAGGCCGTCGTCGCCCATGCGCCAGCCTGCAAGTGGGCCGATACCGGGGCGGCGGATGTGGTTGGTGATGTAGTCGGCGTAGTCTTCGTATTTCTGCGATCCGTCTTCGTTCACGAAACCCGGTAAGTCCAGCCGCGCGCCGAGTTCGCACAGCACCGATTGGAACCCGCGCACATCACGATCCGGTTCAATGACGGGCCAGCGGATCGCATCGGCAACGCCGTCGGCTTCGGAAATTGGACGGTCGAGGAGCGAGATGCAGTCGTGGCGTTCAAGATAGGTGGTGTCGGGCAAGATCAAGTCGGCGTAGGCAACCATTTCGGACGAATAGGCGTCGGAATAAATGATACGAGGAATGACGTATTCGCCAGTTTCTTCATCCTTATCGGTCAGCATTTCCATCACGCCGGTCGTGTTCATCGAACTGTTCCACGACATGTTGGCCATATACATAAACAACGTGTCGATTTTGTACGGATCACCTGCGTGGGCGTTGGAAATCACCATATGCATCATGCCGTGGGACGACAGCGGGTTGTCCCATGTGAACGCTTTGTCGATACGAATTGCAGAGCCGTCTTCGTGCAGCATCAGATCTTCGGGACTGTGCACAAACCCAAGGTGTGGACCGTTGAGCGCCTGACCGGGGTTGACTTTGCCGTGCGGTTTCGGGTGCGCCGTCGCGGGCTTGGGGTAGGGTGGTTTGAAGCGCATACCACCGGGGGTTTCCACGGCGCCCAGGACGATTTGCAAGGTGTGCAGCGCGCGACAGGTTTGGAACCCGTTGGAATGCGCAGAGATGCCGCGCATCGCATGCATCGACACTGGGCGGCCAATCATTTTGGCGTGCTTTTTGCCGCGGAAATCGGTCCATGGGCGATCAAGTTCAATCGCTTCGACGAACGCCACATGCGCCATATCAGCGGCAAGTCGTTTGATGCGATCTGCGGAAATGCCTGTCGCGTCCGCAACCATTTCGGGCGCGTGTTTCGGGTCAAGGAACCGATCCGCCATCAGATGGAACACCGGGCGGTGGGTGACGCCAGCGGCGCGGTGTGTGTGGGCGAGATCGGGTTCGACACCTTGGCCATTCCACGGCGCAAGGTTGCCGGTGTTCTTGTCGATCACCTGCGGTTGGCCGTCATCGTCGCGCAAAAGTAGACCGTTCTGGTCGCTTTTGGGGTCTTCATTGACGATGCAGGACGCATTGGTGAAGCGCGCAAGGTAGTCAAGATCGAGCTTGCCCGCCTTAAACAATTCATGGATCAGCGCCATGATCAGCAAACCATCGGTGCCTGGCGTGATGCCAAACCAATCATCAGCGACGGCGTTATATCCGGTGCGGATCGGGTTGACGCCAACCATGCGTGCGCCACGCCCTTTGATTTTACCAATGCCCATCTTGATCGGGTTGGAATCGTGGTCTTCGGCGACACCGAACAGCACGAACATTTTGGTGTGGTCCCAATCAGGCTGGCCAAATTCCCAGAACGCGCCGCCCATCGTATAAATGCCGGCGGCGGCCATGTTGACGGAACAGAACCCCCCATGGGCGGCGTAGTTCGGTGTGCCGAACCCCTGCGCCCAAAGCGATGTGAACGACTGCGATTGATCGCGCCCCGTAAAGAACGCCAGCTTTTCAGGGGCTTCTTCGCGGATCGGTTTCAGCCAGTCGGTGGCGATTGTCAGCGCCTCTTCCCATGAAATCTCTTCGAACTCGCCTGATCCGCGCGGACCGACGCGTTTCAACGGGGCCTTCAGGCGGGACGGTGCGTTGACCTGCATAATGCCCGCAGACCCTTTGGCGCACAAAACGCCTTGGTTCACGGGGTGGTCTCTGTTGCCTTCGATATAGGCAACTTTCATTTTTCCGTCAGGCTGGGCTTTCATATGCACGTCGATGCCGCAGCGGCAGGCGCACATGTAACAGGTCGTTTTGCGGACCTCGTCTGAAACTTTGGGCGATGTGTCGAGGATCGGTTGATCTTTGGGCATCTTGATGACCTTTCAGTTCAGGCGAGTTGGGTGCGGGCCAAGCCTAGCATGGCAAGGCCGATCAGAAGGATGAGGCAAAATGGACGGTAGTACGGTGCCAGCCGTTCGGTAAACAGTTGTTGGCCGAGGAAGACGCCAACCATCGTCGGAATGGCAAAGAAAAGGCCGCGTGCAATGCCAGACGTGTCCATCATGCCGAATGCCACCAGCACGACCATAGAGATCGCAGCGCTCAGGAACAGATATAGCACCAGCGAGGCCCGCATGACCTTAGCAGGAGCATCAGCGGCCAACACATAGACTGCGACGACCATGCCGCCGACACCGGCCACGCCGGAAACGATGCCGGAAATGATGCCTGACCCGTAAAGGCCCGTTTTGGTAGCCAGAAATGGCATGCGGATTTTGGCGAGCAAGGTGACGGCAAGGATAACAATAACTGCGAGGGCGAGGGTTTTTGACGCTGCAACTGGCAATATGACCGTTAGGGCAAGGCCGATGGGCCAGCCGATGGTCGCCCCGATGGCAAGGCCGTAGGTCATGGTTTTGTCTGCGCCGTCCCAGCCGTTTTTCAGCATCAAGATTGACGCGGACATTTCCAACCACCACAGCATCGGGATCAGTTCGATAGGCGGCAGGATAATCACAGCCGTGGCCATAACCATGGCCGACAATGCAAAGCCCGAAAAGCCGCGCACCAGACCAGCCAAAAGCGTTAGGCAGATCAGGATCGCAAAATCGTTCCCGCTTAAATTTGTGGTGGCGAGGATCCAGTCAATCATGCGGCGCCCAACGTGGTCGCATCCAGTGCGATCTGGCGTTCTTCGTCAGCGTCGATCACATGCACTGGAATATCACCGAGGAAGGCGAGGTGCGCCATGATGCGGTCGCGGATTTCAGCGGAGTTTTGGCCGATGCCACCGGTAAATGCAACAGCGTCAACGCCGCCCATGGCGACGATGGCGGACCCTGCGTGACGCGCGGCCCAGTAGCAGAAATGATCGGCCGCGAAGTTGGCTTGATCTGTGTCGGCCGCGAGCAGCAGGCGCATGTCATTGGCGCCGCCAAGACCCTTAAGGCCGCTGTCTTTGTTCAGCCGCCGCGATGCTTCCGCGGCCCCGTGAATTTCCGCCATGCGAAGAACTGCCATGCCATCTATTGCGCCGGACCGCGTGCCCATCGTCAGCCCGTCCAAAGGCGAATAGCCCATGGACGTCGCGACGGATTTGCCTTTGTGGATCGCGCACAGTGACGCGCCGGAGCCGAGGTGGAATGCCAACAGGCGGTCCGGCAGGCGATCATCGAACTGCGTGACGATCCACGCATAAGACAGCCCGTGGAACCCGTAGCGACGGATGCCCATATCGCGGTCTTTTTTCGGGATCGCGTAGGCGGTGGCGACGGCTGGATTGGTCGCGTGAAACGCGGTTCCAAAGCTCGCGTATTGTGGCAGGTCGGGGGCCAGTGTTTGCAGGGCGCGTATGCCTGAAAGATTGTGGAGGTTGTGCAATGGGGCCAGCGGGCTTGCCGCCTCAATCCCCGCAATCACATCATCGGTAATCCGGCAGGGCTGCACCAAAGACGTACCACCATGGACGACACGGTGTGCGCATGCGCTAAGTTGGTCGGGCGTAATGCCTTGCGTGGTGAGGCTGGCAAGGATCGCACCAAGGGCCGCGTCATGGTTCGGTGCTGCAATATCTTTGTCGTCTGTCCCGAGTGATATGTGCGCCAACGGGCCGCCGATGCCGCTGACTTGGCCAGCCATAACTTCGGTCAGGTCGGGCTGGAACAGCGCCACCTTGATCGAAGAAGACCCCGCGTTGACGACAAGGATCATTTGCTAGCTGCCACGATTGCGCCAAGCGCAATGGACGACAGGCGGGCGGCGGCTGGGTCTGCGCGCGACGTCAGTAAAATCGGAACCTTTGCGCCCATCACGATGCCACCTGCGCAGCCACCTGTTAGATAGACGAAAGATTTGAACAGCGCGTTGCCCGACACGATGTCAGGCACGATGATGGCATCGGCTTGGCCTGCCACAGGATCATCGGTCAGCTTTTTAGCCTGCACCGCCTTTGGTGACATGATCAGATCGAACGCCAGCGGACCCGAAAAATCGGCGTCTGTGATGTTTTCAATCGCCCAATCGCGCAATTCGCGGCCTTCGATGGACGACGGCACGCTTTCAATCGGGGATTCTGTGGCTGACAGGAACGCGACCTTGGGGCGCGGGTTGCCGATTTTATGCAGCAGCGAGACGACTTCGCGTGTTGCGTCTTTGCGGGTGTTGAGGTCCGGGTTCACGTTGACCGCAGCGTCCGAGATTGTGATCGAACGCGACCCATCCGGCGTGGTAATATGAAAAATATGCACAAAGCGTTTGCCAGTGCGCAGACCGGCATCGCGCGATACGGCAGCACGCATGAAAGCGTCCGTGTGCAACTGGCCTTTCATCAAGACGTCCGCGCGACCGGTCCCACAGGCCATCGCCGCGGCGGCGCCTGCTTCGGCTTCACCGACGGTGTCGATGATTTCGTATTGGGAAATGTCCCAGCCCAGCTTGTCTGCTTCGGCTTGGATCATATCACGTTCGCCGGTGAACAGCGGCACCATCATGTTGGCTTGTGTTGCCTCAAACGCGGCGAGCATCGGCAGCGGCGCACCAGCGCGGGCGATGGCCACACGCGGTGTGGGCGCGTCTTGTGCCTGACGGATAATATGTGCGGGGGCGTCGGCCACGGCGTCAGATAGAAAAGATGACATTGAAACGAGGCCTTTCACGATTGGAGAACCGAGGCAGAGTTTCCCCCGCCTCGGCACTATCTTGCAATGGCTATTAAGCCATTGTTTGCTGACGCATGTCGTCCTTGGAGATGCCGGCCACTTGTACAGGCTTCTTCATGGCGTCGCGACGGAACGGATCACCAAGTTCCTGGTTGATCATGGCTTCGATCAGCGTGGTGATGCCGTTTTCCATCTGGTCCTTGATCGCCTGAGACAGGGCAGCGGTCAGTTCGTCCTGCGTGCGGGCGACTACGCCTTTCAGGCCACAAGCCTCAGCGACACCGGCGTAGGACACTTCTTCGTCCAGCTCAGTGCCGACGAAGTTGTCGTCGAACCAAAGCGTGGAATTCCGCTTTTCGGCGCCCCACTGGTAGTTGCGGAACACGATCTGTGTGATTGCAGGCCAGTCGCCGCGACCAATCGCAGTGAGTTCGTTGACCGAAATACCGAACGCGCCGTCACCAGCAAAGCCGACAACCGGAACGTCTGGGCGGCCAATCTTGGCACCAACAATGGACGGCAGACCGTAGCCACAGGGACCAAACAGGCCCGGCGCCAAATATTTGCGGGATTCATTGAATGACGGGTAGGCGTTGCCGATCGCGCAGTTGTTGCCGATGTCTGAGGAGATAATAGCCTCGACTGGCAAAGCCG from Octadecabacter antarcticus 307 includes the following:
- a CDS encoding dimethyl sulfoxide reductase anchor subunit family protein, with the translated sequence MHPAPSVILFSTLSGLGFGLLAFLGLGMPGPTGWVAFVFFAIAYLLAVGGLIASTFHLGHPERALKAFSQWRSSWLSREGICAVGALIIMAIYGAGLVFFGTRWGVLGVIGAALSIGTVFTTAMIYTQMKTVPRWHNFTTPTMFLSICIAGGALLAGQISFAIPLLVLAGAAQIAHWVLGDTALAKSGTTIATATGLGARGDVRAFEPPHTGTNYLLKEFVYVIGRKHAFKLRVIAIVLMVGLPLVILLISPSHILGGLAVISHLIGVFAARWLFFAQAEHVVGLYYGKR
- a CDS encoding 4Fe-4S dicluster domain-containing protein produces the protein MTTLPTSTAKKLGLVIDLDTCVGCHACVISCKGWNTENYGEPLSDQDPYGADPTGTFLNRVHSYEIQPPDLGLGAAPAQLVHFPKSCLHCEDAPCVTVCPTGASYKRVEDGIVLVNEQDCIGCGLCAWACPYGAREMDAEAKVMKKCTLCVDRIYNENLPEIDREPACVRTCPSNARHFGDFADPESNVSKLTAERGGMDLMPEMGTKPVNKYLPPRVKDRDQSQDVDILAPFLDPIATETTGFLGWLDKALDAMPSSSNGTSKTGGKN
- a CDS encoding molybdopterin oxidoreductase family protein; this translates as MPKDQPILDTSPKVSDEVRKTTCYMCACRCGIDVHMKAQPDGKMKVAYIEGNRDHPVNQGVLCAKGSAGIMQVNAPSRLKAPLKRVGPRGSGEFEEISWEEALTIATDWLKPIREEAPEKLAFFTGRDQSQSFTSLWAQGFGTPNYAAHGGFCSVNMAAAGIYTMGGAFWEFGQPDWDHTKMFVLFGVAEDHDSNPIKMGIGKIKGRGARMVGVNPIRTGYNAVADDWFGITPGTDGLLIMALIHELFKAGKLDLDYLARFTNASCIVNEDPKSDQNGLLLRDDDGQPQVIDKNTGNLAPWNGQGVEPDLAHTHRAAGVTHRPVFHLMADRFLDPKHAPEMVADATGISADRIKRLAADMAHVAFVEAIELDRPWTDFRGKKHAKMIGRPVSMHAMRGISAHSNGFQTCRALHTLQIVLGAVETPGGMRFKPPYPKPATAHPKPHGKVNPGQALNGPHLGFVHSPEDLMLHEDGSAIRIDKAFTWDNPLSSHGMMHMVISNAHAGDPYKIDTLFMYMANMSWNSSMNTTGVMEMLTDKDEETGEYVIPRIIYSDAYSSEMVAYADLILPDTTYLERHDCISLLDRPISEADGVADAIRWPVIEPDRDVRGFQSVLCELGARLDLPGFVNEDGSQKYEDYADYITNHIRRPGIGPLAGWRMGDDGLTEGRGDPNEGQLDSYIKNGGFWVSHVPEEASYYKPFNMAYQAWAVKMGFYDSEQPYIFTPYVEPLRRMQLAAEGHGRVQPPDHLREQVKRTMDPLPMWYAPLSDDVIDTEEFNVHALTQRPMAMYHSWGTQNAWLRQIHGLNPLYVPTKIWQQHSFGDGDWAKVTSPSGVITVPVAHMAALNENTVWTWNAIGKRKGAWALDEKAPEATEGFLLNHLIHELLPEKADGMRWSNSDPITGQAAWFDLRVKIEKTTAPAESQPVTPAQKSPVGYGPKSQAWKVGK
- a CDS encoding TSUP family transporter, with translation MIDWILATTNLSGNDFAILICLTLLAGLVRGFSGFALSAMVMATAVIILPPIELIPMLWWLEMSASILMLKNGWDGADKTMTYGLAIGATIGWPIGLALTVILPVAASKTLALAVIVILAVTLLAKIRMPFLATKTGLYGSGIISGIVSGVAGVGGMVVAVYVLAADAPAKVMRASLVLYLFLSAAISMVVLVAFGMMDTSGIARGLFFAIPTMVGVFLGQQLFTERLAPYYRPFCLILLIGLAMLGLARTQLA
- a CDS encoding acetate/propionate family kinase, producing MILVVNAGSSSIKVALFQPDLTEVMAGQVSGIGGPLAHISLGTDDKDIAAPNHDAALGAILASLTTQGITPDQLSACAHRVVHGGTSLVQPCRITDDVIAGIEAASPLAPLHNLHNLSGIRALQTLAPDLPQYASFGTAFHATNPAVATAYAIPKKDRDMGIRRYGFHGLSYAWIVTQFDDRLPDRLLAFHLGSGASLCAIHKGKSVATSMGYSPLDGLTMGTRSGAIDGMAVLRMAEIHGAAEASRRLNKDSGLKGLGGANDMRLLLAADTDQANFAADHFCYWAARHAGSAIVAMGGVDAVAFTGGIGQNSAEIRDRIMAHLAFLGDIPVHVIDADEERQIALDATTLGAA
- a CDS encoding phosphate acyltransferase, which encodes MSSFLSDAVADAPAHIIRQAQDAPTPRVAIARAGAPLPMLAAFEATQANMMVPLFTGERDMIQAEADKLGWDISQYEIIDTVGEAEAGAAAAMACGTGRADVLMKGQLHTDAFMRAAVSRDAGLRTGKRFVHIFHITTPDGSRSITISDAAVNVNPDLNTRKDATREVVSLLHKIGNPRPKVAFLSATESPIESVPSSIEGRELRDWAIENITDADFSGPLAFDLIMSPKAVQAKKLTDDPVAGQADAIIVPDIVSGNALFKSFVYLTGGCAGGIVMGAKVPILLTSRADPAAARLSSIALGAIVAASK